From a region of the Lentilactobacillus curieae genome:
- a CDS encoding CPBP family intramembrane glutamic endopeptidase has product MKRVYETSRDILIVLVVTFLLMLAAQILPYIFGFLGISYQFLSSTNVGMLLTLWSEIVGVLLIIWIYRRNRQIVALDFRDWHHYLNGIWGGLGLFALVWLISVFLKGFTISWVFKPSSIGIIILLFGGFLIQSFFEELLCRGYVMGYFLSKDRTVLAVILNSLIFAALHMANPGVNWLAGVNLIMFALSMSFVRLIWDNLLINGAIHGAWNFAEGVLFGTSVYGTQNVAGLFQSHETGVSTLINGGTFGLEASLICFVVYAVFLGWLVNKYRNMNRHVGLRFY; this is encoded by the coding sequence ATGAAACGAGTATACGAGACCAGCCGAGACATTCTGATTGTCCTGGTGGTCACATTTCTACTGATGCTTGCTGCACAAATTTTACCGTATATTTTTGGATTTCTTGGAATTAGCTATCAATTCTTAAGTAGCACGAATGTTGGAATGCTGCTTACACTTTGGAGCGAGATTGTTGGCGTCCTGCTAATCATTTGGATCTACAGGAGAAATCGCCAAATTGTTGCTCTGGACTTTAGAGATTGGCACCATTATCTCAACGGAATTTGGGGTGGGCTAGGACTGTTTGCTTTAGTCTGGCTGATCAGTGTTTTTCTCAAGGGTTTTACCATCAGTTGGGTGTTTAAGCCGAGTTCGATTGGAATCATCATTTTACTTTTTGGTGGCTTTTTGATTCAAAGTTTCTTCGAAGAGCTTCTATGTCGGGGCTACGTGATGGGGTACTTTCTGTCTAAAGACCGCACCGTCCTAGCGGTAATCTTAAACTCGCTGATTTTTGCAGCTTTGCATATGGCTAATCCAGGGGTTAACTGGCTTGCTGGAGTGAACTTAATTATGTTTGCCCTCTCAATGTCGTTTGTGAGATTGATCTGGGATAACCTGTTGATCAACGGTGCCATCCACGGAGCTTGGAACTTTGCGGAAGGGGTGTTGTTTGGCACGTCAGTTTACGGAACGCAAAATGTAGCCGGTCTATTTCAGTCACACGAGACGGGAGTTAGCACTTTGATCAACGGTGGAACATTTGGACTGGAGGCAAGCTTGATTTGCTTCGTTGTCTATGCGGTGTTCCTGGGTTGGCTAGTGAATAAGTATCGTAATATGAATAGGCATGTGGGATTGAGGTTCTACTAA
- a CDS encoding sigma-70 family RNA polymerase sigma factor: protein MIHENVREQYNEAFQFLVAGDHEVIIFGVLRRLHIGPNHEYYDDMVQEGRLAFVNAYPQAPTDSEKKRLVYIYQKVYWTMLNYLKKQSTLNSHKYVPDETTSEQDELFDIPAEHRFETEYDTHAVFAQLMDKCTECEKRYLLAAYKYGMNNTEIAREYTVNRSTVYKWKEGVIRKAKQIKI from the coding sequence ATGATTCACGAGAACGTCAGAGAACAATATAATGAAGCATTCCAATTTCTAGTTGCCGGAGACCATGAAGTTATCATCTTCGGCGTCCTGCGCCGCCTACATATCGGACCAAACCACGAGTATTACGATGATATGGTTCAGGAGGGGCGACTGGCATTCGTCAACGCATACCCACAGGCACCGACTGACAGCGAGAAGAAACGCCTAGTTTACATCTACCAAAAGGTGTACTGGACAATGCTTAACTATCTAAAGAAACAAAGTACATTAAACAGCCATAAGTACGTACCTGACGAGACCACATCTGAACAAGATGAACTGTTCGATATTCCAGCAGAACACCGTTTTGAAACTGAGTATGACACCCACGCAGTATTTGCCCAGTTGATGGATAAATGCACCGAGTGCGAGAAACGGTACCTATTAGCTGCTTATAAGTATGGAATGAATAACACGGAAATTGCCCGTGAATACACGGTCAATCGCTCGACTGTGTACAAATGGAAAGAAGGGGTTATCCGAAAAGCTAAACAAATTAAAATTTAG
- a CDS encoding MFS transporter gives MNNIRKNPWLGLAAIGLLTVMENIDASIVNIAMPIISKSLHVPLSHTAYISIIYMVVLSGLLISFGRLGDIVGKTKVFKSGTYVFILGSLMASFNLGFEFLLLARVVQSIGAAATLSNSYGIISQIFSPDQRGRAMGINTIFISAGYVAGPALGGILLQVFPWNSIFMINIPIGIIAIIMSWLFLNLDDEATKSGKFKYDYAGSALLFISISLFFTALELAQSLGFENLMVIGLFVGFAIVAIAFWIVEQDVDAPTLDFSLFKNPIYSTALFVGALSPIVNSLFSFIFPIYLQSFRGISVGITGALVLISPITTAIAAPIGGWIGDKTSKEIMIMSGLAFMFLAQVGYYFFDQNTAISYIIVMIILNGIGTGIFIAPNTATIMSPIAKDKLGVAGASQTLAVNLGNIIGISLASLVIFTTMSHLAGYKVSSYLPSHPEWFIYGTRLTFIVAAGLMLLGDRDNGVESVEEDGS, from the coding sequence ATGAATAACATTAGGAAGAATCCATGGCTTGGTTTAGCCGCCATTGGGCTATTGACCGTCATGGAAAACATTGATGCGTCGATTGTTAACATCGCAATGCCCATCATTTCTAAGTCGCTTCACGTACCGTTGAGCCATACCGCATACATTTCAATTATTTATATGGTTGTTTTATCCGGGTTACTAATTTCCTTTGGTCGTCTTGGTGATATTGTCGGTAAGACCAAGGTTTTTAAATCTGGCACGTATGTATTCATCCTGGGTTCCTTAATGGCCAGCTTCAATCTCGGGTTTGAATTTCTACTTCTTGCCCGAGTCGTTCAGTCAATTGGCGCTGCCGCCACCCTTTCCAATAGTTACGGCATCATCTCACAAATCTTCAGTCCTGACCAACGTGGGCGGGCAATGGGAATCAACACGATTTTTATCTCGGCTGGCTATGTCGCGGGACCTGCGCTTGGTGGAATTCTCCTGCAGGTGTTCCCATGGAATTCAATTTTCATGATCAACATCCCCATCGGAATTATCGCCATCATCATGAGTTGGCTCTTCTTGAATTTAGATGATGAAGCCACCAAATCCGGTAAATTCAAGTATGACTACGCTGGCTCGGCACTGCTCTTCATCAGTATTTCACTATTCTTTACAGCACTAGAGCTTGCCCAAAGTCTTGGGTTTGAAAATTTGATGGTAATTGGCCTATTTGTTGGATTTGCCATCGTCGCCATCGCCTTTTGGATTGTCGAGCAGGATGTGGATGCACCCACCCTGGATTTCTCACTATTTAAAAATCCAATTTATAGTACCGCCCTATTTGTCGGTGCTCTGTCACCAATCGTGAACTCATTATTTAGTTTTATATTTCCAATCTACCTTCAAAGTTTTAGAGGAATCAGCGTTGGCATCACCGGTGCATTGGTATTGATTTCGCCAATCACCACGGCGATTGCTGCACCAATTGGCGGCTGGATTGGTGATAAAACATCAAAGGAAATCATGATCATGTCTGGATTAGCATTCATGTTTCTTGCCCAGGTCGGTTATTACTTCTTTGACCAGAACACAGCAATTTCCTACATTATTGTGATGATTATATTAAACGGAATCGGAACGGGAATCTTCATTGCCCCAAACACAGCGACGATCATGTCACCAATTGCGAAGGATAAGCTGGGAGTTGCTGGGGCATCTCAAACTTTGGCGGTAAATCTGGGTAACATCATCGGAATTTCGCTAGCCTCCCTCGTTATTTTCACAACTATGAGCCACTTAGCTGGTTATAAGGTAAGCAGTTATTTGCCAAGCCACCCAGAATGGTTCATTTACGGAACTCGACTGACATTTATTGTGGCAGCTGGGCTGATGTTGTTGGGGGATCGTGATAACGGCGTGGAGAGTGTTGAGGAAGATGGAAGTTAA
- a CDS encoding copper-translocating P-type ATPase — translation MKIATRFWVSLIFSLPMLAEMILKPLFGWMLPGGEWTMLALTTVVMLISARPFLQSAWASFKKHHSNMDTLVAIGTATAYFYSIYAMISGQPVFFESATFVTTFVLLGQVFEERMRNNASNAVEKLVNLQAKDAEVLRDGKYVKLPLSEIQVGDVIRVKPGQKIAVDGTIADGTSTIDESMVTGESMPVTKQAGDSVIGSTINNTGTFTFEASKVGEDTMLAQIVEMVKKAQNSHAPIQNLTDKISDIFVPIVLILAIVTFLVWYVFIGATVANALIFAVSVVVIACPCALGLATPTALMVGTGRGAKMGILIKNGEVLEEVNDVKTVVFDKTGTITVGKPEVTDVIGDTDQVLSLAAALEESSEHPLATAIMNEAADKAITAEAATNFEAIRGEGVKATVAGKSVMVGNDKLIGRVSMTKELETKAHQLQNEAKTVVYVAADDQIIGLIAIQDTPKETSKAAIAELKAKGLETVMLTGDNERVAKAIADQVGIDKVIADVLPGDKADHVKQLQADGKVAFVGDGINDAPALSTADVGIAMGSGTDIAIESGGIVLVKNDLRDVAKALELSRKTFNRIKLNLFWAFIYNVLGIPVAAGIFYFIGMTLSPELAGLAMAFSSLSVVTSSVLLNKAKIGTKTIA, via the coding sequence ATGAAAATTGCGACTAGGTTCTGGGTTTCACTGATCTTTTCACTGCCAATGCTGGCTGAGATGATCTTGAAACCACTATTTGGCTGGATGCTTCCTGGTGGTGAATGGACAATGTTGGCTCTTACCACCGTGGTGATGCTGATTTCAGCCCGTCCGTTTCTCCAAAGTGCTTGGGCATCATTTAAAAAACACCACTCAAACATGGATACGTTGGTGGCGATTGGTACAGCCACCGCATACTTCTACAGTATTTACGCCATGATCTCAGGCCAACCAGTATTCTTCGAAAGTGCTACGTTCGTTACAACTTTCGTGCTACTTGGTCAGGTCTTTGAAGAGCGGATGAGAAATAACGCATCTAATGCCGTTGAAAAGCTCGTGAACTTACAAGCCAAAGACGCCGAAGTTTTGCGCGATGGTAAGTATGTAAAGTTGCCACTCTCTGAGATTCAGGTCGGTGATGTCATTCGGGTAAAACCAGGGCAAAAGATTGCCGTTGACGGAACTATCGCTGATGGAACTTCAACAATCGACGAATCAATGGTCACTGGTGAAAGCATGCCAGTCACCAAGCAAGCTGGGGATTCAGTTATTGGCTCAACCATTAACAATACCGGAACCTTTACCTTCGAAGCTAGCAAGGTCGGCGAAGACACTATGTTGGCTCAAATCGTTGAAATGGTAAAGAAGGCACAAAACAGCCACGCTCCCATTCAAAATTTGACTGATAAGATTTCCGATATCTTTGTCCCCATCGTATTGATTCTAGCCATCGTTACCTTCCTAGTTTGGTACGTCTTCATTGGCGCAACTGTCGCTAATGCCTTGATTTTTGCCGTGTCAGTTGTTGTGATTGCCTGCCCATGTGCTTTGGGATTGGCAACGCCAACTGCTCTGATGGTTGGAACTGGTCGTGGTGCGAAGATGGGAATCTTAATCAAAAATGGTGAGGTTCTCGAAGAAGTTAACGACGTTAAAACCGTTGTGTTTGATAAGACTGGTACCATTACCGTTGGTAAGCCAGAAGTTACTGATGTGATTGGTGACACTGACCAAGTTCTCAGTTTGGCTGCCGCCCTTGAAGAATCATCAGAACATCCATTGGCTACTGCTATTATGAATGAAGCAGCTGATAAAGCAATTACTGCTGAGGCTGCGACTAACTTCGAAGCCATTCGGGGCGAGGGAGTTAAGGCGACTGTTGCGGGTAAGAGCGTGATGGTTGGTAATGACAAACTAATCGGCCGAGTTTCGATGACTAAGGAGCTTGAAACCAAAGCTCACCAATTGCAAAACGAAGCTAAAACAGTGGTGTACGTGGCCGCTGACGACCAAATTATCGGTTTGATTGCAATTCAAGATACCCCTAAGGAAACTTCAAAGGCTGCCATTGCTGAATTGAAGGCTAAAGGGTTAGAAACGGTTATGCTGACTGGTGATAATGAGCGGGTTGCTAAGGCAATCGCTGATCAAGTCGGTATCGACAAAGTGATTGCTGATGTGCTGCCAGGCGATAAGGCTGACCACGTCAAACAATTGCAGGCTGACGGCAAAGTTGCCTTTGTCGGTGATGGAATTAATGATGCTCCCGCACTAAGTACTGCTGATGTTGGAATTGCGATGGGATCAGGAACTGATATCGCAATTGAATCGGGTGGTATTGTGTTGGTTAAGAACGATCTTCGTGACGTTGCCAAGGCACTTGAACTCAGTCGCAAGACGTTTAACCGAATCAAGTTAAACTTGTTCTGGGCATTCATCTACAATGTACTGGGAATCCCAGTTGCTGCCGGTATCTTCTACTTTATCGGCATGACACTCAGTCCTGAGTTGGCAGGGTTAGCGATGGCGTTTAGTTCATTGTCAGTTGTGACGAGTTCGGTACTACTAAATAAAGCAAAGATTGGAACAAAAACAATTGCTTAA
- a CDS encoding SDR family oxidoreductase, with translation MTGRLENKVAIITGAGSGMGASMAKLFAKEGAKVVAADLNEERLQEVVYAITDAGGDAKPIRVDVSNEGNIKEMFEFAQKEYGKLDIVVNNAGIMDNMAAAGDVTDDMWQKVFAVNTDSVMYSTREAIHAFLPQKSGTILNIASVGGTNGGRAGAAYTASKHAVVGLTKNTAYMYEPDGIRVNTIAPGGIKTNIAESMKGVDEHGMKRQMVGMGLSPEPGSAEEIANAALFLVSDEASYVNGVVMPVDGGWTVY, from the coding sequence ATGACAGGTCGTTTGGAAAATAAGGTTGCAATTATTACTGGTGCTGGCTCTGGAATGGGAGCTTCAATGGCGAAGTTATTTGCTAAGGAGGGTGCTAAGGTTGTTGCCGCTGATCTGAATGAGGAACGGCTTCAAGAAGTCGTTTACGCCATTACTGATGCTGGCGGGGATGCTAAGCCAATCAGAGTTGACGTTTCCAATGAGGGTAACATCAAAGAAATGTTTGAGTTTGCTCAGAAGGAGTACGGTAAACTCGATATTGTTGTGAACAACGCTGGAATCATGGATAACATGGCGGCAGCGGGGGACGTTACCGATGACATGTGGCAAAAGGTATTTGCTGTTAATACCGACAGTGTCATGTACTCAACTCGTGAAGCAATTCATGCATTCCTACCACAAAAGAGTGGGACAATTTTGAACATTGCTTCAGTTGGTGGTACCAACGGTGGTCGTGCTGGGGCTGCTTACACAGCTTCTAAACACGCAGTGGTTGGGCTCACCAAGAACACTGCGTATATGTATGAACCTGATGGCATTCGGGTGAATACGATTGCTCCAGGTGGAATCAAGACCAACATTGCTGAGTCGATGAAGGGCGTGGATGAGCACGGTATGAAGCGTCAAATGGTCGGTATGGGCTTATCACCAGAACCTGGATCTGCCGAAGAAATTGCCAATGCAGCACTGTTCTTAGTTTCGGATGAAGCTAGTTATGTGAATGGTGTGGTGATGCCGGTAGATGGGGGATGGACGGTATATTAG
- a CDS encoding helix-turn-helix domain-containing protein, whose amino-acid sequence MESNQVLSISCVPMPVFIEGGIAHFIKGDNHPDGDDLPYFVMILLEKGHLYLSEDDNDYIIEPGQMFILQPMHHHYSWKPVEEETDYYWLHFYVSGNWKQSDHPVRQPSKIEVPNLHYSPPDLTLYLNKQQDLSELSGLTDKIDVIFESSFENAELGFWRSQQQFINVLQYLQSNVEVATSSQRLASQVIKYLKNNYADEINNELLSKQFHTHESYIIRSVKNTYGITPNKYLTRVRIDEAKNLLLNSDKSVSEISEEVGFQNVYYFSTVFKKQEKITNRIS is encoded by the coding sequence ATGGAATCCAATCAAGTGTTATCAATCTCATGCGTTCCAATGCCGGTCTTCATTGAGGGAGGAATTGCCCACTTTATTAAGGGGGATAACCACCCTGATGGTGACGACCTACCATACTTTGTGATGATTCTTTTGGAAAAGGGTCACCTCTATTTAAGTGAAGATGACAATGACTACATTATTGAACCAGGCCAAATGTTTATCCTCCAACCCATGCACCATCATTATTCCTGGAAACCCGTGGAGGAGGAGACCGATTACTACTGGCTACACTTCTATGTATCTGGTAATTGGAAGCAATCTGATCATCCAGTTCGGCAACCAAGCAAGATCGAAGTACCCAACCTTCACTACTCACCTCCTGACTTAACATTATATCTCAACAAACAGCAGGATCTAAGCGAGTTGTCTGGGCTAACTGACAAAATCGACGTTATCTTCGAATCTAGCTTTGAAAACGCCGAGCTTGGGTTCTGGCGAAGCCAACAGCAGTTCATCAACGTTCTTCAATACCTGCAGTCAAATGTCGAAGTGGCTACCAGTTCACAACGTCTTGCCAGTCAGGTCATCAAGTACCTCAAGAATAATTACGCTGATGAAATCAACAACGAACTACTATCTAAACAGTTCCATACTCACGAGTCGTACATTATCCGTAGCGTTAAGAACACCTATGGCATCACTCCCAATAAGTATCTGACGCGAGTTCGCATCGATGAAGCCAAAAACCTACTACTTAATTCTGACAAGTCAGTCTCAGAGATTTCAGAAGAGGTCGGCTTCCAAAATGTTTACTACTTCTCCACTGTATTTAAGAAACAAGAAAAAATCACCAACCGCATATCGTAA
- a CDS encoding MFS transporter, producing the protein METSHKVAAKTDTTKSSRLPLHRVLAFASTDTAGNLLYTTVTTFILYYYTDVFGISVGAAGIILLVARILDAFDAPIWGFIIDHTHSKFGQSRPWFLWMAAPFAIFFVMTFWSPDISQGVKFIYALATYILFGICYTGVSTPISAILPNLSNDSDERIKLNSFRMIGGNIGFFITASFTLTFVKVLGGTNAVAGWRYNAIIFGLIGFSLLLFAFSGTKEINTEKVKPLPILQSIKSAKSNWPWFILVIAFVFYWLGNASRSAVLIYYNQYNLGHKEFASVLNALIMFQILGMVLIPFLVKKFSKTHVLMFGLALAAAGSVATSLAGNSFILLAIAWSVASVGTGISVSMPFAMLADGVDYGKWKNGIRASGFLTAISSSFAIKMGSGLGGFIPSIILENAGYKAGATQTASALSAIKFSFGYLPAIFFIIGAIVMVMYSKYEKMQPQIKADLDVRHAEDK; encoded by the coding sequence ATGGAAACTTCACACAAAGTTGCTGCAAAGACAGATACTACTAAATCAAGTCGTCTGCCCCTACACAGGGTACTAGCCTTTGCAAGTACCGATACCGCTGGTAATTTACTCTACACCACAGTTACTACATTTATTCTTTACTACTACACTGATGTATTTGGGATTTCTGTTGGGGCCGCCGGAATTATTCTGTTAGTTGCCCGAATCCTAGACGCATTCGATGCTCCAATCTGGGGGTTCATTATCGATCACACTCACAGTAAATTCGGTCAATCTCGTCCATGGTTCTTATGGATGGCGGCACCATTTGCAATCTTCTTTGTAATGACATTCTGGAGCCCAGACATTTCTCAGGGCGTTAAGTTCATTTACGCACTAGCAACTTACATCCTATTTGGAATTTGTTACACCGGAGTAAGTACTCCAATCAGTGCTATCTTGCCTAACTTATCCAATGATTCTGACGAACGAATCAAGTTAAACTCATTTAGAATGATTGGTGGTAACATTGGTTTCTTCATCACTGCTTCATTCACACTTACCTTCGTTAAAGTTCTTGGCGGTACTAACGCCGTTGCTGGTTGGCGCTACAATGCAATTATCTTTGGTTTGATTGGATTTTCCCTTCTGTTATTCGCCTTCTCAGGAACTAAAGAAATCAACACCGAAAAAGTTAAACCATTACCTATTCTTCAAAGTATCAAGTCAGCTAAGAGTAACTGGCCATGGTTCATCTTAGTCATTGCCTTCGTGTTCTACTGGTTAGGTAATGCCTCACGTTCAGCCGTATTGATCTACTACAATCAATACAACTTAGGCCACAAGGAATTCGCTTCAGTATTGAACGCTTTGATTATGTTCCAAATTCTGGGAATGGTATTGATTCCATTCTTGGTTAAGAAGTTTAGTAAGACACACGTATTAATGTTTGGTTTAGCACTTGCCGCTGCCGGATCAGTTGCAACTAGCTTGGCAGGTAATAGCTTCATCTTGCTCGCCATTGCTTGGTCAGTTGCCTCAGTTGGTACTGGTATCTCTGTCTCAATGCCATTCGCAATGTTAGCCGACGGTGTTGACTACGGTAAATGGAAGAACGGTATCCGTGCTTCTGGTTTCTTAACTGCCATTAGTAGTTCATTCGCCATCAAGATGGGTTCTGGACTTGGTGGATTCATTCCGTCAATCATCTTGGAAAATGCTGGTTACAAGGCAGGTGCTACGCAAACTGCCTCAGCACTTTCAGCAATCAAATTCTCATTTGGTTACTTACCAGCAATCTTCTTCATCATTGGTGCAATCGTAATGGTTATGTACAGCAAGTACGAAAAGATGCAACCACAAATTAAGGCTGATCTTGATGTCCGCCACGCTGAAGATAAATAA
- a CDS encoding DUF2922 domain-containing protein — MSKLELIFESSDKKVKTLQLAYARTDVSEQVARAQMDKIAALKMFDNDGINPYAKPLAARYTETTHASIFDNRK, encoded by the coding sequence ATGAGTAAATTAGAATTAATCTTTGAATCAAGCGACAAAAAAGTTAAGACTTTGCAACTAGCATACGCACGTACTGACGTGTCTGAGCAAGTTGCTCGCGCCCAAATGGATAAGATTGCTGCTTTGAAAATGTTCGACAATGACGGCATTAATCCGTACGCTAAACCATTGGCTGCACGTTACACAGAAACTACTCACGCTTCAATTTTCGACAATCGTAAGTAA
- a CDS encoding CopY/TcrY family copper transport repressor, with the protein MNTTATEMSTAEWSIMRIVWTLGEATSNQVINAIQLEKDWTESTIKTLLRRLVEKTALSTSKEGRKFIYHPTIAEGDAMKATASDMFNNICDMRKGSVIADLVQTSPLSKADIENLQQLLAEKSKTAPDMVECNCMPGMDHGADCCKID; encoded by the coding sequence ATGAACACAACCGCAACTGAAATGAGCACCGCAGAATGGTCAATCATGAGAATCGTTTGGACGCTTGGTGAGGCTACCAGCAATCAAGTTATTAACGCCATTCAACTGGAAAAGGATTGGACAGAGTCAACCATCAAGACTTTGCTTCGCCGATTGGTTGAGAAGACCGCTTTATCTACTAGCAAAGAGGGCAGAAAGTTCATCTATCACCCAACGATTGCTGAAGGGGATGCGATGAAGGCAACTGCCAGCGACATGTTCAACAACATCTGTGATATGCGCAAAGGTTCGGTCATCGCTGACCTCGTGCAAACCAGCCCATTAAGCAAGGCTGACATTGAAAATTTACAACAGCTATTAGCTGAAAAATCAAAGACAGCGCCCGACATGGTTGAGTGCAACTGCATGCCAGGCATGGATCATGGTGCTGACTGCTGCAAAATTGACTAG
- a CDS encoding cupredoxin domain-containing protein, producing MIKILVLIAGLAIIGFIVWWFFGKHEAAEEVANVTDNNQIVDIEVNGGYSPEVVVLKKGVPAELNFTRKDASSCLDRVVLSDFGINQELPQNEKETVKIDTSKSGEYQWACGMDMFHGKLIIE from the coding sequence ATGATCAAAATTTTAGTATTAATCGCAGGACTGGCCATCATCGGTTTTATCGTTTGGTGGTTCTTCGGTAAACACGAAGCGGCAGAAGAAGTTGCTAACGTCACCGATAACAACCAAATCGTCGACATCGAAGTCAACGGGGGTTACTCACCAGAAGTGGTTGTCCTTAAAAAGGGTGTTCCCGCTGAGTTGAACTTTACCAGAAAAGACGCTTCAAGTTGTTTAGATCGGGTGGTGCTTTCGGATTTTGGAATCAATCAGGAATTACCACAAAATGAAAAAGAAACCGTCAAAATCGATACCAGTAAATCCGGCGAGTACCAATGGGCTTGCGGTATGGATATGTTCCACGGCAAATTAATTATTGAATAA
- a CDS encoding cupredoxin domain-containing protein, with amino-acid sequence MSTEKQNVEVIVDKGYQPQIVELMKGVPAEISFKRTNEQGCLDVVHSNELGFEENLPLNEIKTVEVSTDKAGEFDFSCGMDMFHGKVVIQ; translated from the coding sequence ATGAGTACAGAAAAGCAAAACGTTGAGGTAATTGTTGATAAGGGCTACCAACCACAAATCGTGGAGTTAATGAAGGGTGTTCCAGCAGAAATTTCATTCAAACGAACTAACGAACAGGGCTGTCTAGATGTTGTTCACTCTAACGAGTTGGGCTTTGAAGAAAACCTCCCACTTAACGAAATCAAAACGGTGGAAGTTTCTACTGACAAGGCTGGTGAATTTGACTTCAGTTGTGGCATGGACATGTTCCATGGGAAAGTGGTGATTCAATAA
- a CDS encoding glycerol dehydrogenase yields MKTRMFASPSRYVQGEDVFKSPKKYMENLGNKPLLICDDFVWKIIGKELSKSMIDDGFTVKREGFNGESSEEEISRIVDVAKSEESDFIIGLGGGKAIDTVKNVADQIGFPVAALPTVASTDAPCSALSVIYTPDGKFSKYAFYDKNPDLVLVDTRVIANSPTRLLVAGIGDAMATNIEAQDVARGYNKSMLWEAPTLASLAIAQTCADNLFKHGAEAVAAVNGNVVTQALETVVESNTLLSGLGFESSGLAAAHAIHNGLTALKVDGKKILHGEKVAYGYLCELMLDNVPSEELDKFIKFNQKIGLPTTLDDLNLGDVNQDDLLKVGEQATIKDETIHEMPFEVSAEDVVGAMVSVDQYVKNNFQK; encoded by the coding sequence ATGAAAACACGGATGTTTGCAAGTCCGTCTAGATATGTACAGGGAGAAGATGTTTTCAAATCGCCTAAGAAGTATATGGAAAATCTTGGAAACAAGCCATTGTTGATTTGCGACGATTTTGTTTGGAAAATAATTGGGAAAGAACTTAGTAAATCAATGATTGATGATGGTTTTACAGTAAAACGAGAAGGGTTCAATGGTGAATCTTCTGAAGAAGAGATTTCTAGAATAGTTGATGTGGCTAAAAGTGAGGAATCCGACTTTATTATCGGTCTAGGTGGCGGTAAGGCTATTGATACAGTTAAGAACGTTGCTGATCAAATTGGTTTTCCAGTTGCTGCTTTACCAACCGTTGCGTCGACAGACGCACCATGTTCTGCACTTTCAGTAATTTATACGCCTGATGGTAAATTTAGTAAGTATGCTTTTTATGATAAAAATCCTGATTTAGTGTTAGTTGATACTAGAGTGATTGCTAACTCACCGACGAGATTGTTAGTTGCTGGAATTGGTGATGCAATGGCAACAAATATTGAAGCACAGGACGTAGCCCGAGGTTATAATAAATCAATGCTTTGGGAAGCTCCAACACTTGCTTCGCTAGCTATTGCACAGACCTGCGCAGACAATCTATTTAAGCATGGAGCTGAGGCAGTTGCGGCAGTAAATGGAAATGTCGTTACCCAAGCCTTAGAAACAGTGGTTGAATCAAATACGTTATTAAGCGGTTTAGGATTTGAAAGCTCTGGTCTGGCGGCAGCTCATGCGATTCACAATGGACTCACTGCACTGAAAGTTGATGGCAAAAAGATTTTGCACGGTGAGAAGGTGGCCTACGGGTATCTATGTGAATTAATGTTAGACAATGTCCCTTCTGAAGAACTAGACAAGTTTATTAAATTTAATCAGAAGATTGGGCTTCCGACGACTCTTGATGATTTAAATCTCGGAGATGTAAATCAAGACGATTTATTAAAGGTTGGTGAACAGGCGACAATTAAAGACGAAACAATTCATGAAATGCCATTCGAGGTGTCTGCTGAGGATGTAGTTGGTGCCATGGTTTCAGTTGACCAGTACGTAAAGAATAATTTTCAAAAATAA